The Faecalibacterium prausnitzii genome includes a window with the following:
- a CDS encoding 5-bromo-4-chloroindolyl phosphate hydrolysis family protein, with the protein MNDRENDRMKETEGQQVQRELEDQLREFGDTMSDAFRYGFEGRGMEIGDRAWDVGKAAVHAANFGISEAGKALRNSRNEYYKAQQEAQKTGPRNAGGMPQWARQIFGLKGEQTPVDLLRADGKKRQNGGAALLAVGITFMVIFGLGTLGCLMGLGIISPADVVVSATEGGGILMTGTDYVMNTAYNALGIVSSVLALVTAGFGWMTACGSAWVKAGKQLGQFADLADTTDYHKGLSVRMLADLVHQNRKKMLKKLQKYIRKGWLNGWLDEKTETLYLTAEDYRAAQEARAAVQAEPEPKAEPQAEPQETPLNLETTCRFAKVLAQEQQLMQDAQGVEELAHMQKTTEAICDWLEAHPESLPKARRFAEYYIPTTLKLLHTYNDVQGQKGDNAESIRRDIAGILHTLNQAYDNLYDNLLSDVALDVSSEIAALQGMLANDGLTGEGLR; encoded by the coding sequence ATGAACGATCGTGAAAACGATAGGATGAAGGAGACCGAAGGCCAGCAGGTGCAGCGGGAACTGGAAGACCAGCTGCGTGAGTTTGGCGACACCATGTCCGATGCGTTCCGCTATGGCTTCGAGGGCCGGGGCATGGAGATCGGCGACCGGGCCTGGGATGTGGGAAAAGCAGCCGTCCATGCGGCCAACTTCGGCATCTCGGAAGCGGGAAAAGCCCTCCGGAACAGCCGGAACGAATATTACAAAGCCCAGCAGGAGGCACAGAAAACCGGGCCCCGGAACGCGGGCGGGATGCCCCAGTGGGCCAGACAGATCTTTGGCCTGAAAGGGGAGCAGACCCCCGTAGACCTGCTGCGTGCAGACGGCAAAAAGCGCCAGAACGGCGGTGCAGCCCTGCTGGCCGTGGGCATCACCTTCATGGTGATCTTCGGGCTGGGGACGCTGGGCTGCCTCATGGGGTTGGGCATTATTTCGCCGGCTGACGTTGTGGTGTCGGCTACTGAGGGCGGCGGCATCCTGATGACGGGCACGGACTACGTTATGAACACCGCCTACAACGCGCTGGGCATCGTCAGCAGCGTGCTGGCCCTTGTCACGGCGGGCTTTGGCTGGATGACGGCCTGCGGTTCCGCCTGGGTGAAAGCCGGAAAGCAGCTGGGGCAGTTCGCCGATCTTGCGGATACCACCGACTACCACAAGGGCCTTTCGGTCCGGATGCTGGCCGACCTCGTCCACCAGAACCGGAAAAAAATGCTGAAGAAGCTGCAAAAATACATCCGCAAAGGCTGGCTGAACGGATGGCTGGATGAAAAAACGGAAACACTCTATCTGACGGCGGAGGATTACCGCGCCGCGCAGGAGGCCAGAGCCGCCGTGCAGGCAGAGCCGGAACCCAAGGCCGAACCGCAGGCGGAACCCCAGGAGACCCCGCTCAACCTCGAAACGACCTGCCGCTTCGCCAAAGTGCTGGCGCAGGAGCAGCAGCTCATGCAGGACGCACAGGGCGTGGAGGAGCTGGCCCACATGCAGAAGACCACCGAGGCCATCTGCGATTGGCTGGAAGCCCACCCCGAAAGCCTGCCGAAAGCACGGCGGTTCGCGGAATACTATATCCCGACCACCCTCAAGCTCCTGCACACCTACAACGATGTGCAGGGCCAGAAAGGCGATAATGCCGAGAGCATCCGCCGGGACATCGCGGGCATCCTGCATACGCTCAATCAGGCGTATGACAACCTCTACGATAATCTGCTGAGCGATGTGGCGCTGGATGTCTCCAGCGAGATCGCGGCATTGCAGGGAATGCTGGCCAACGACGGCCTGACCGGGGAGGGATTGCGATGA